One Yoonia sp. BS5-3 genomic window carries:
- a CDS encoding ABC transporter ATP-binding protein, which yields MARWFEKVTRAGLHLVDPYQEAATLHTPPKRVWPYMRMHLRPLRWVLSLSLIATILTASIEVWLISFAGQLIDMLADTSPDQIWQEHGLTLLGAAIAVLVLRPILRMARHIFNDIGLDCNIANLVRWRAHGHLAAQSVGWFQNDLAGRTSIRLIEMGNYTASVVFNTLNTVAFGLVYMVGIVILMAGTDPRLALPILLWMLGYAAIMRWMIPRMIAAQERFQGSKSALVGKVVDSFSNFDTLKLFARKDAIEQDHLDALETTRETLFKARQLGVTIRTAIVTLEGFIMVCFIGYGIWLWSSGAASIGIVSSAIALTFRVTSLAEWMLDAIWSIFLGIGSMREGLKTLSQPLAIPSQPDAPDLVIKGGAITMTNLTHLYGGQLGGVDGVDLQISPGEKVGLVGQSGAGKSTLVNLILRFFDAESGEILIDGQNIRDVDQDSLRSAIGMVSQQAALLNRSVGDNIALGAPDISQQKMEAAAREAAAHDFITQLQDQAGRQGYAAHVGERGVKLSGGQRQRIALARVILKDAPILILDEATSALDSEVEAEIQATLGDVMRDKTVIAIAHRLSTIAQMDRIIVLDRGRIVEQGNHATLLAQGGLYASYWKHQSGGFLGTDDPA from the coding sequence ATGGCGCGCTGGTTTGAAAAAGTAACACGCGCCGGCCTACATTTGGTCGATCCGTACCAAGAAGCGGCGACGCTTCACACCCCTCCCAAACGCGTCTGGCCATATATGCGCATGCATCTGCGGCCGCTGCGTTGGGTACTTAGCCTCAGTCTGATCGCAACAATACTGACTGCATCAATCGAAGTCTGGTTGATCAGTTTCGCAGGTCAGCTGATCGATATGTTGGCTGACACATCTCCAGATCAAATTTGGCAAGAACATGGGCTGACACTACTCGGGGCTGCAATTGCGGTCTTGGTATTGCGGCCCATACTGCGTATGGCGCGGCACATATTTAATGACATTGGGCTGGATTGTAATATCGCCAATCTCGTGCGTTGGCGGGCGCATGGACACCTTGCCGCACAATCGGTGGGCTGGTTTCAAAACGATCTGGCGGGACGGACATCGATCCGGCTGATCGAGATGGGCAATTACACCGCGAGTGTTGTGTTCAACACGTTGAACACCGTGGCATTCGGGCTGGTCTATATGGTCGGTATCGTCATCCTTATGGCCGGCACTGACCCACGGCTCGCACTGCCTATCTTGTTGTGGATGCTTGGCTATGCGGCGATCATGCGCTGGATGATCCCCCGCATGATCGCGGCGCAAGAACGCTTTCAGGGTTCAAAATCAGCCCTTGTCGGGAAGGTCGTCGACAGCTTTTCAAACTTCGATACGCTCAAGCTGTTTGCCCGCAAGGATGCGATTGAGCAAGATCATCTAGACGCGCTGGAAACCACCCGCGAGACCCTTTTCAAAGCCAGGCAATTGGGGGTGACGATCCGCACGGCGATCGTGACACTCGAAGGGTTCATCATGGTTTGTTTCATCGGCTATGGCATTTGGCTGTGGTCCTCTGGTGCGGCCAGTATCGGTATTGTCAGTTCTGCCATCGCATTGACCTTTCGGGTAACAAGCCTAGCCGAATGGATGTTGGACGCGATCTGGTCGATCTTTCTGGGGATTGGCAGCATGCGCGAGGGGCTCAAAACCCTGTCACAACCGCTTGCGATCCCATCCCAACCGGATGCACCCGACCTTGTCATCAAAGGCGGGGCAATCACGATGACGAACCTGACCCATCTCTATGGTGGGCAACTGGGCGGGGTGGATGGCGTTGATTTGCAGATTTCCCCGGGGGAAAAGGTTGGTCTGGTCGGGCAATCTGGCGCGGGCAAGTCCACTTTGGTCAATCTGATCCTGCGCTTTTTCGACGCCGAAAGTGGCGAGATCCTGATCGACGGGCAAAATATCCGGGATGTGGACCAAGACAGTCTGCGCAGCGCCATCGGCATGGTCAGCCAACAAGCGGCGCTGCTGAACCGATCAGTCGGGGATAATATCGCCCTGGGGGCGCCTGATATCAGCCAACAAAAAATGGAAGCGGCGGCACGGGAAGCCGCAGCACATGATTTTATTACGCAGCTGCAGGATCAGGCCGGGCGGCAAGGCTATGCTGCGCATGTCGGTGAACGCGGTGTGAAGCTATCAGGTGGCCAACGGCAACGGATCGCGCTGGCACGGGTCATTTTGAAGGACGCGCCCATCCTGATTCTGGATGAAGCCACCAGCGCGCTCGATAGTGAGGTTGAGGCAGAAATTCAGGCGACACTAGGCGATGTGATGCGCGACAAAACCGTCATTGCCATAGCCCACCGTCTTTCCACCATCGCGCAGATGGACCGGATCATCGTGCTGGATAGAGGCCGGATCGTTGAGCAAGGCAACCACGCCACCCTGCTTGCACAGGGCGGCTTGTATGCAAGTTATTGGAAACACCAATCAGGCGGGTTTCTCGGGACCGACGACCCGGCTTAA
- a CDS encoding 3-oxoacyl-ACP reductase family protein produces MKLQGKTAIITGGGRDIGRAVALKLAAEGANIAINYFASSAGADATVEEIKAAGGKAFALQGDLNTQEGVDALVGKTVEEFGSVDVLVNNSGGLIARKTFAEMSLEHWNNVMSLNVTSTFLMIKAVGPHMKTGTIVNLASQAARDGGGPGSVAYAASKGAVMTMTRGLAKELGPDVRVNGLCPGMIDTDFHNIHTPDAARRGYEANAPVKRQGLPEDVANLVLFLACDDSAFITGTNVDINGGMLFS; encoded by the coding sequence ATGAAACTCCAAGGCAAAACGGCCATTATTACTGGCGGTGGCCGTGATATCGGCCGGGCAGTCGCGCTGAAGCTGGCTGCAGAAGGTGCGAATATCGCAATCAACTACTTTGCCAGTAGTGCAGGTGCAGATGCGACCGTGGAAGAAATCAAAGCCGCTGGCGGCAAAGCATTTGCCCTTCAGGGCGATCTGAACACCCAGGAAGGTGTTGATGCGCTGGTGGGCAAAACGGTCGAAGAGTTCGGCAGCGTTGACGTGCTGGTCAATAACTCTGGCGGCCTGATCGCGCGGAAAACATTTGCGGAAATGTCGCTTGAGCATTGGAACAATGTGATGTCGCTGAACGTGACAAGCACATTCCTGATGATCAAGGCCGTTGGCCCGCATATGAAAACCGGCACAATCGTCAACCTGGCCAGCCAAGCGGCACGTGACGGCGGCGGCCCCGGCTCGGTAGCCTATGCGGCGTCCAAAGGTGCGGTGATGACCATGACACGTGGTCTGGCCAAAGAACTGGGCCCAGATGTACGCGTCAACGGCCTGTGCCCTGGCATGATCGACACCGATTTCCACAACATCCACACACCCGACGCAGCACGACGTGGATATGAAGCGAACGCGCCTGTGAAACGCCAAGGTCTGCCAGAAGATGTGGCAAACCTGGTCTTGTTCCTGGCTTGCGACGACAGTGCCTTCATCACAGGCACCAATGTCGACATCAATGGCGGTATGCTCTTTAGCTAA